A DNA window from bacterium contains the following coding sequences:
- a CDS encoding nucleotidyltransferase substrate binding protein, which translates to MNNERTEYLLKNFTDVLVRLKEALQNPGTGDLYIDGTIQRFEFVFELCWKTLQKFLQEEGIDCGTPRETLNKAYASQWIDDEEVWLGMLTDRNETSHTYNQTKASQIYSRIQGYVPYFEQTLQLLKKKP; encoded by the coding sequence ATGAACAATGAACGTACTGAATATTTACTCAAAAATTTTACTGATGTATTGGTTCGGCTTAAAGAAGCTCTGCAAAATCCTGGTACCGGTGATTTGTATATAGACGGTACTATTCAGCGCTTTGAGTTTGTATTTGAATTGTGCTGGAAAACCCTGCAAAAATTTTTGCAGGAAGAAGGGATTGATTGCGGAACGCCGCGCGAAACTCTTAATAAAGCCTACGCCTCTCAATGGATTGATGATGAAGAGGTATGGTTAGGGATGCTGACCGATAGAAACGAAACGTCCCATACCTATAACCAAACCAAGGCAAGCCAGATTTATAGCCGTATTCAGGGGTATGTTCCTTATTTTGAGCAAACCTTGCAGTTGTTGAAGAAAAAGCCCTGA
- a CDS encoding nucleotidyltransferase domain-containing protein — MKRSGIPSVLELSRKTKLHRNTINYYLSGHAVFQPAILTLAKKIGRDPLDIVKTQAKDPVWRPIAGLIDALHSAYPHITFFLFGSRARGLYKKFSDYDVGCYAQKGISLEEYFKLIDIKDDWCDKEENVLYQVDLVNFCRADKDFIDDNKKDFIFLTGSLMDWLFLIEGGVHDNG, encoded by the coding sequence ATGAAACGCTCGGGTATTCCTTCGGTTTTAGAACTTTCCCGTAAAACCAAGCTTCATCGTAATACCATTAATTATTATCTTTCCGGTCATGCTGTGTTTCAGCCTGCTATTTTAACTTTGGCCAAAAAAATAGGGCGTGATCCTCTGGATATTGTAAAAACACAGGCTAAAGATCCGGTGTGGAGGCCTATTGCCGGCTTAATTGATGCTTTGCACAGCGCCTATCCTCACATCACTTTTTTTCTTTTTGGTTCACGCGCGCGCGGCCTTTATAAAAAGTTTTCTGATTACGACGTGGGTTGTTATGCGCAAAAAGGCATTTCCTTGGAGGAGTATTTTAAGCTCATCGACATTAAAGATGATTGGTGCGATAAAGAGGAAAATGTACTCTATCAAGTAGATTTGGTAAATTTTTGCAGGGCTGATAAGGATTTTATAGACGATAACAAAAAAGATTTTATTTTTCTAACAGGAAGTCTTATGGATTGGCTGTTTTTGATTGAGGGAGGAGTACATGACAACGGATAA
- the ybeY gene encoding rRNA maturation RNase YbeY, whose product MDLILHNSQTRYPTSRHYFVKNLTKALKILNIKGQGEIGLHFVSPQKMAALNSRYMHKRGATDVLSFPVSLNPFLGDIFICPAVAARQAKKLNHSLPQQMMFLVFHGLLHLTGYDHHTLSAKKKMVAAEKKLIAKVLHITDYSLLADTRL is encoded by the coding sequence ATGGACCTTATCCTCCACAACTCTCAAACTCGCTATCCAACGTCTCGCCATTATTTCGTAAAAAACCTCACGAAGGCGCTTAAGATATTAAATATTAAAGGGCAGGGGGAAATAGGGCTCCATTTTGTATCGCCACAAAAAATGGCTGCGCTTAATAGCCGGTACATGCATAAAAGGGGTGCTACCGATGTTTTAAGTTTTCCCGTTAGTCTCAATCCATTTTTGGGTGATATATTTATTTGCCCGGCTGTAGCTGCCCGCCAAGCTAAAAAGCTTAATCATTCTTTACCTCAGCAGATGATGTTTCTTGTTTTTCACGGCTTGCTGCATCTAACAGGGTACGATCACCATACATTAAGCGCCAAAAAGAAAATGGTGGCTGCTGAAAAAAAACTAATTGCTAAGGTCCTTCATATCACAGATTATTCGCTTCTGGCAGATACACGCCTTTAA
- the lnt gene encoding apolipoprotein N-acyltransferase: protein MLLLCILLTGLAGIFIYPTVFFGHRLPEMGYLAWFFLVPLLYCQFKNSKKLFIKSFTAAFIFYAGSLYWLVNAMTNFGGLGFYESVGVLLLIVVILSLYWATSNWLAHKISIYLPIPFFVSFTILMVTMDFCRTYFPVGGFPWAMPAYSQGSFLQYFEWVDVTGMYGLNLLIYLINALLADILFHVFEKRREGMVVRAVVLLVIVVFSVFLNLARKASTFDDVAQNDNGVLTALVQGNISQDMKWNVRVAKENVDEHLKLTEKATEEGAELAIWPETAYPFTVNLKDDTDFPYLFWRGRTVLPMPLYVGAVSIQEDGVAQLVYNSSFYLDTKAQIKSIYHKRHLVPFGEYIPFKEYLSFARRLTVAVGDFTPGKEPVVVEHGRLKLGALICYEDIFPDLARSQTRAGSNVLANLTNDAWYGNTSAPYQHLVFSQMRALENRRYLLRATNTGLTAVINPHGMVEATLPPFEAGYLVRAVYPIEKMSTYTLYGDWVAWVCFALAGSSVIAIVIRRIVGR, encoded by the coding sequence ATGCTTTTACTTTGTATTTTATTAACCGGTTTGGCCGGAATTTTTATTTATCCGACCGTTTTTTTTGGGCATCGCTTGCCCGAAATGGGGTATTTGGCCTGGTTTTTTTTAGTTCCACTCTTGTACTGCCAATTTAAAAATTCAAAAAAACTTTTTATTAAATCGTTTACTGCTGCTTTTATTTTTTATGCGGGAAGTTTGTATTGGCTTGTTAACGCCATGACTAATTTTGGCGGGCTTGGATTTTATGAGTCTGTTGGTGTGCTTCTTCTTATTGTTGTTATTTTATCGCTCTATTGGGCTACCAGTAATTGGCTGGCCCATAAAATATCCATTTATTTGCCCATTCCATTTTTTGTTAGTTTTACTATTTTAATGGTGACAATGGATTTTTGCCGTACCTATTTTCCTGTGGGCGGTTTCCCATGGGCCATGCCGGCTTATTCGCAGGGGAGTTTTTTACAGTATTTTGAGTGGGTTGATGTAACGGGGATGTATGGTTTAAATTTACTCATTTATCTTATAAATGCACTTTTAGCTGATATTTTATTTCATGTTTTTGAAAAAAGGCGAGAGGGCATGGTGGTGCGTGCGGTGGTACTTTTAGTTATTGTTGTTTTTTCCGTCTTTTTAAACTTGGCGCGTAAAGCATCTACATTTGATGATGTAGCGCAAAATGACAACGGGGTGCTTACGGCTTTGGTGCAAGGCAATATTTCGCAGGACATGAAGTGGAATGTGCGCGTGGCTAAAGAAAATGTAGATGAGCATTTAAAGCTTACCGAAAAAGCTACCGAAGAGGGTGCCGAGCTTGCAATTTGGCCCGAAACAGCCTATCCCTTTACGGTTAATTTAAAAGACGATACCGATTTCCCCTATTTATTTTGGCGAGGCCGCACGGTATTGCCCATGCCACTGTATGTTGGGGCTGTAAGTATACAAGAAGATGGTGTAGCGCAATTGGTTTACAATTCATCTTTTTACTTAGATACCAAGGCACAAATTAAAAGTATTTATCACAAGCGCCATTTAGTACCTTTTGGTGAATATATTCCATTTAAGGAATATTTATCGTTTGCGCGCAGGCTAACAGTAGCTGTAGGAGATTTTACTCCAGGAAAAGAACCGGTAGTGGTAGAACATGGCCGTTTAAAATTGGGTGCTCTTATTTGTTACGAAGATATTTTTCCCGATTTAGCCCGTAGCCAAACCAGGGCTGGCTCTAACGTGTTGGCTAATTTAACTAACGATGCTTGGTATGGCAATACTTCGGCTCCGTATCAACATTTGGTGTTTTCGCAGATGCGGGCTTTAGAAAATAGGCGTTATTTATTGCGTGCTACCAATACGGGACTCACTGCGGTGATAAACCCTCATGGCATGGTGGAGGCCACGCTTCCTCCTTTTGAGGCTGGGTATCTGGTACGTGCTGTTTATCCTATTGAAAAAATGAGTACCTATACTCTTTATGGTGATTGGGTGGCGTGGGTGTGTTTTGCGCTGGCTGGTTCCTCTGTAATTGCTATTGTGATAAGGCGCATTGTTGGAAGATAA
- a CDS encoding secondary thiamine-phosphate synthase enzyme YjbQ, producing MKNFVLNAYFNTTLQIDSFIVSHDIKRALRESQVLNGLLTIYLPKSAASIILVENDKLIQESLKQLISSFVSDEEGERPQRRSGTGRESSHLRALLLPQTLSIPIKDGKLFLGPWQEVVVYDFDDKIGRREVMIQVMGDGAEEKAPAPRK from the coding sequence ATGAAAAATTTTGTACTTAATGCCTATTTTAATACAACTCTTCAAATTGATTCGTTTATTGTATCCCATGATATCAAGCGCGCCTTGAGGGAGTCTCAGGTTTTAAATGGCTTACTCACCATATATTTGCCTAAATCGGCTGCCAGTATAATTCTTGTTGAAAATGATAAGCTTATTCAAGAATCATTAAAGCAACTAATTAGTTCTTTTGTGAGTGATGAGGAGGGAGAGCGCCCTCAAAGACGTTCGGGAACAGGTCGTGAGTCTTCTCATTTAAGAGCCTTGCTTCTTCCGCAAACATTGAGTATTCCCATAAAAGACGGAAAACTTTTTTTAGGTCCCTGGCAGGAAGTTGTGGTATATGACTTTGACGATAAAATTGGCCGACGCGAAGTGATGATTCAGGTGATGGGTGACGGAGCCGAGGAGAAGGCCCCAGCCCCTAGAAAGTAA
- a CDS encoding lytic transglycosylase domain-containing protein — MLDGEVTASRPQKLESYKELIVKYSKKYNLDPNLVAGMMKQESNFNPKARSHVGAKGLMQLMPGTAKMMGVKDIYDPEQNIAGGTKYLREMLDRFDGNVTLAVAAYNSGPGNVEKYGNKVPPFSETQNYVKSVARHSESIRLGGSFANLDTPTKPKYRVT, encoded by the coding sequence ATGCTTGATGGAGAAGTAACTGCCTCACGCCCTCAGAAATTGGAAAGCTATAAAGAGCTTATTGTTAAATACTCTAAAAAATACAATCTCGATCCCAATTTGGTGGCCGGGATGATGAAACAGGAATCTAATTTTAATCCCAAAGCAAGGTCACACGTAGGAGCCAAAGGTCTGATGCAGCTTATGCCCGGCACAGCTAAAATGATGGGGGTAAAAGATATTTATGACCCCGAACAAAATATTGCCGGAGGCACCAAATATTTGCGAGAAATGCTCGATCGTTTTGATGGCAATGTAACACTGGCCGTAGCCGCTTACAACTCAGGGCCTGGCAATGTAGAAAAATACGGCAACAAAGTACCGCCCTTTAGCGAAACACAAAATTACGTAAAATCCGTCGCGCGTCACTCCGAATCCATCCGCCTGGGTGGGTCGTTTGCCAATCTGGATACACCCACCAAACCCAAGTACCGCGTTACTTAA
- a CDS encoding PhoH family protein, which produces MKHSTAQVIKLNFDDNNLARSLFGPHDNNLRSIEDRLGVDINVRGGHLHISGQKERIKLVENILNQLYTLLKKGYPILGRDIEQAIKLLSEDDNLKLGNLYLDSIFIPGKKKVIAPRSTGQAQYMRAILQNDLVFGLGPAGTGKTFLAMAMAVTSFLKGEVSRIILTRPAIEAGEKLGFLPGDLVEKIDPYLRPLYDALHDMLDSEKILKMLERGDIEVAPLAFMRGRTLADSFVILDEAQNTTREQMKMFLTRIGLGSKVVVTGDTTQIDLPREKMSGLSHAVNVLKDVEGIAFHFMNASDVTRHQLVGRIITAYEKSEQ; this is translated from the coding sequence ATGAAACACAGCACAGCTCAAGTTATCAAACTCAACTTCGACGATAATAATCTGGCTCGTTCTCTTTTTGGACCTCACGATAACAATTTGCGTTCTATTGAAGACCGTTTAGGGGTAGATATCAATGTCCGTGGCGGGCATTTACACATTTCTGGCCAAAAAGAACGCATCAAACTTGTAGAAAATATCCTCAATCAGCTCTACACGCTTTTAAAAAAGGGCTATCCCATTCTGGGACGTGATATTGAGCAGGCCATTAAACTTTTATCCGAAGATGATAATTTAAAGCTGGGAAATCTTTATCTCGATTCCATTTTTATTCCAGGTAAAAAAAAGGTGATTGCTCCCCGTTCTACAGGGCAGGCCCAGTATATGCGGGCTATTTTGCAAAACGATTTGGTATTTGGTTTGGGGCCGGCGGGAACAGGAAAAACTTTTTTAGCCATGGCGATGGCGGTAACTTCTTTTTTAAAAGGAGAGGTGTCGCGCATTATTTTAACACGCCCAGCTATTGAAGCCGGTGAAAAGCTGGGGTTTTTACCGGGTGATTTGGTGGAAAAAATAGATCCTTATTTGCGTCCCTTATACGATGCTTTACACGATATGCTGGATTCCGAAAAAATTTTAAAAATGTTGGAGCGGGGCGATATTGAAGTGGCGCCGCTTGCTTTTATGCGAGGGCGTACGCTAGCAGACTCTTTTGTTATTTTAGATGAAGCCCAAAATACTACACGTGAACAAATGAAAATGTTTTTAACACGTATTGGTTTGGGTTCTAAAGTAGTTGTAACCGGCGATACAACCCAAATTGATTTGCCGCGCGAAAAAATGAGTGGATTGTCGCATGCGGTCAATGTTTTAAAAGATGTAGAAGGAATTGCCTTTCACTTTATGAATGCTAGTGATGTTACTCGGCATCAATTAGTGGGACGCATTATTACCGCTTACGAAAAAAGTGAACAGTAA
- a CDS encoding nucleotidyltransferase substrate binding protein, whose protein sequence is MTTDKKLQVAIKKLKEALKHEEEAVTNELVFDSICKRYEVCFEYTWKFLKSKVDETGVEVYNPRDVIREAHKAGYVDDLDLWLGFLKSRNMSVHDYIGFADLAYLKNISKFYEAVQALLSSF, encoded by the coding sequence ATGACAACGGATAAAAAATTACAAGTGGCCATCAAAAAACTAAAAGAAGCTTTAAAGCATGAGGAAGAAGCGGTAACCAATGAACTTGTGTTTGATTCTATCTGTAAGCGATACGAGGTATGTTTTGAGTACACCTGGAAGTTTTTAAAAAGCAAAGTAGATGAAACAGGTGTGGAAGTATACAACCCACGGGATGTGATAAGGGAAGCTCATAAGGCAGGGTATGTGGATGATTTGGATTTGTGGCTTGGTTTTTTAAAAAGTCGCAATATGTCGGTACACGATTACATTGGTTTTGCCGACTTGGCTTATCTCAAAAATATTAGTAAATTCTACGAAGCCGTTCAGGCGCTGTTAAGCAGCTTCTGA
- a CDS encoding HDIG domain-containing protein, which translates to MINLFDKVSENLNSKIEDPVIKARFDNFANVGLLLVLGLIVTILLTFNLDQLPQHLSVGSVAIKDIKADQNYEIIDALSTQKLKLDASQAVRPVYDYDPLVSSKTAQKISEAFLGSRQFLIQNAAFFKGRDVLDEALEFQLRSEFQEALGGIISDDAYALFRKYRFNGPLEKALITICREMYVTPVILNKSELESVLEKGFTFREKVSEGNFAEVLKTDANDIVSLDDVMAKMEGLKTGFLRDVLHLEFLTSEHFTLLKNVSLSLLKPSLVYNAAETDARRSKATEHVNNIVIKVKRGESIVRSGDRFEPWHLTVLEGIRKAHQQSKKAFSFLGVFLFVNLVLAIVYYYASKYIRKFKPNRKDLVFLGTSLLFFLILLRVSVFMASSIKDAFPFSLSVTTLYYAIPIAGGAMLVRFILNSETALIFSIILSLFSGIFLESNLEMTVYYMISGVFAAHAIAYVDKRSSVLYCGVLTGLVNALVVYSMNLINLGMEAESVAAMPILLNALSGFLGGIFTSIIVLALTTVTEVIFNYTTDIKLLELASLSHPLLKEMIWKAPGTYHHSQLVGILSEAAAQAIGANPLFARVASYYHDIGKMKKPQYFIENQKGINPHDKLSPSMSALIIAAHVSDGIAMAKEFKLPQKITDMIPQHQGTKLIGFFYEKAKKLADPTMDKVDERDYRYEGPKPQTKEAGIIMLADTVEAAVRALPEKSPHKIQATVEKLINMHFVDEQLDECDLTLKDLHQIANAFVKILSAIYHQRIEYPENTAEGNDNNGPYPPQLSNSLSNVSPLFRKKPHEGA; encoded by the coding sequence ATGATAAATCTTTTTGATAAAGTTTCAGAAAACTTAAACTCTAAAATTGAAGATCCGGTCATAAAGGCCCGTTTTGATAACTTTGCCAATGTGGGGCTTTTACTTGTACTGGGGTTAATAGTAACCATATTACTTACTTTTAATCTTGATCAACTTCCTCAGCATTTAAGTGTTGGTTCGGTTGCTATTAAAGATATTAAGGCCGATCAAAATTACGAAATTATAGATGCGCTCTCAACGCAAAAACTAAAGCTTGATGCTTCTCAAGCCGTGCGTCCTGTGTACGATTATGATCCTCTAGTATCTTCTAAAACAGCTCAAAAAATTTCGGAGGCTTTTTTAGGATCGCGTCAATTTTTGATACAGAATGCGGCCTTTTTTAAGGGACGCGATGTTTTGGATGAAGCTTTGGAATTTCAGCTTCGTAGCGAATTTCAGGAAGCCTTGGGAGGTATTATTAGTGATGATGCTTACGCGCTCTTTAGAAAATACCGTTTTAATGGTCCTCTAGAAAAAGCACTTATTACTATTTGCCGTGAGATGTATGTAACCCCCGTTATTCTTAATAAATCGGAATTAGAATCAGTTTTGGAAAAGGGTTTTACCTTTAGAGAAAAAGTAAGTGAAGGAAATTTTGCCGAAGTGCTTAAAACCGATGCAAACGACATTGTAAGTTTAGATGATGTGATGGCCAAGATGGAAGGGCTGAAAACAGGTTTTTTACGGGATGTTTTGCATTTAGAATTTTTAACCTCTGAACATTTTACCTTGTTAAAAAACGTATCGCTGTCACTTTTAAAACCAAGCTTGGTTTATAATGCTGCCGAAACAGATGCACGGCGTTCTAAAGCTACCGAACATGTAAACAACATTGTTATTAAAGTGAAGCGTGGTGAATCTATTGTGCGCAGTGGCGATCGCTTTGAACCCTGGCATTTAACCGTGCTTGAAGGTATCCGTAAGGCGCATCAGCAGTCTAAAAAAGCGTTTAGTTTTTTGGGCGTATTTCTGTTTGTTAATCTTGTTTTGGCTATTGTCTATTATTATGCTTCCAAATACATTCGTAAATTTAAACCTAATCGCAAAGATTTAGTGTTTTTGGGCACGTCACTGTTATTCTTTTTGATACTGTTGCGCGTAAGCGTGTTTATGGCGAGTTCCATTAAAGATGCTTTTCCATTTTCGCTTAGTGTAACCACATTATATTATGCTATTCCTATTGCCGGTGGCGCCATGCTGGTGCGTTTTATTCTTAACTCCGAAACCGCTCTTATTTTTTCAATTATCTTAAGTTTGTTTTCGGGCATCTTTTTGGAAAGTAATTTGGAGATGACCGTGTATTACATGATTAGCGGTGTGTTTGCTGCTCACGCTATTGCTTATGTTGATAAACGAAGCTCGGTTTTATACTGTGGCGTTTTAACAGGTTTGGTAAATGCGCTGGTGGTGTATTCGATGAATCTTATTAATTTAGGCATGGAAGCCGAATCTGTGGCGGCTATGCCTATTTTACTTAATGCGCTTTCAGGCTTTTTAGGTGGTATTTTTACTTCTATTATTGTGTTAGCACTTACAACCGTCACCGAAGTTATTTTTAATTATACAACCGATATTAAATTATTAGAGCTGGCAAGCTTGAGTCATCCTTTATTAAAAGAAATGATTTGGAAAGCACCCGGTACTTATCATCATAGTCAATTGGTGGGTATTTTATCGGAAGCGGCCGCTCAGGCTATTGGTGCTAATCCTTTATTTGCACGTGTTGCTAGCTATTATCACGATATTGGTAAAATGAAAAAGCCACAGTATTTTATTGAGAATCAAAAAGGTATTAATCCACATGACAAATTATCTCCATCAATGAGTGCTCTCATTATTGCTGCCCACGTCAGTGATGGTATTGCCATGGCTAAAGAGTTCAAGTTGCCACAAAAAATTACCGATATGATACCGCAACATCAGGGAACTAAGCTCATTGGCTTTTTTTACGAAAAAGCCAAAAAACTGGCCGATCCAACTATGGATAAAGTGGATGAACGTGATTACCGTTACGAAGGACCCAAGCCGCAAACCAAAGAAGCCGGTATTATTATGTTGGCCGATACAGTAGAAGCCGCAGTGCGTGCTTTGCCTGAAAAAAGTCCGCATAAAATTCAGGCCACGGTAGAAAAACTTATTAACATGCATTTTGTAGATGAACAATTAGATGAATGTGATTTAACTTTAAAAGACCTTCATCAAATAGCCAATGCTTTTGTAAAAATATTATCCGCCATCTACCATCAACGGATTGAATATCCCGAGAATACGGCAGAGGGGAACGACAACAATGGACCTTATCCTCCACAACTCTCAAACTCGCTATCCAACGTCTCGCCATTATTTCGTAAAAAACCTCACGAAGGCGCTTAA
- the prfB gene encoding peptide chain release factor 2 (programmed frameshift), translating to MKDILEKYNQLNDTWQSLRGHFDVPKKLDLLKGLENESVREGFWNDQDKAKKTMAEVDDLKSKKADWDSVETHLSDAKTLYDLSIEAGDTSSESEINSYLNLVKSDLARIEFQKMLSGPQDKSSAFFQINAGAGGTESCDWVSILLRMYLRFCEKKGYKTEMIDFTEGDGAGYRSVTVFVSGLYAYCHLKAEVGVHRLVRISPFDANSRRHTSFASVFVYPDVEDDIDIEVKEADLRIDTYRAGGAGGQKVNKTDSAVRMTHLPTGIVVQCQNERSQHQNRAVAMKMLKAKLYELEMEKRRAEQAVVEANKKDIAWGSQIRSYVLHPYQMIKDHRTDFETSDSQGVLDGELDGFIRDYLLKSC from the exons ATGAAAGATATTTTAGAAAAGTACAATCAATTAAACGACACCTGGCAAAGTTTACGG GGTCACTTTGACGTCCCTAAAAAACTGGATTTGTTAAAGGGACTTGAAAACGAAAGTGTACGTGAAGGTTTTTGGAATGATCAGGACAAGGCCAAAAAAACCATGGCCGAGGTTGATGACTTAAAATCCAAAAAAGCCGATTGGGACAGTGTAGAAACTCATTTATCCGACGCGAAAACTCTCTACGATCTCTCTATAGAGGCCGGTGATACCTCCTCCGAATCTGAAATCAATTCTTACTTAAACTTAGTTAAAAGCGATTTGGCTCGCATTGAATTTCAAAAAATGCTTTCGGGTCCGCAGGATAAATCATCAGCCTTTTTTCAAATTAACGCCGGCGCTGGTGGCACCGAATCGTGCGATTGGGTTTCCATTTTGCTGCGCATGTATCTGCGTTTTTGCGAGAAGAAGGGCTATAAAACCGAGATGATTGATTTTACCGAAGGTGATGGTGCAGGGTATCGCTCGGTCACTGTGTTTGTAAGCGGCCTCTATGCGTATTGTCATTTAAAAGCCGAAGTAGGGGTGCACCGTTTGGTGCGTATTTCGCCCTTTGATGCCAATTCCCGCCGTCATACGTCGTTTGCCTCCGTCTTTGTGTATCCCGATGTTGAGGATGATATCGACATCGAAGTGAAAGAGGCGGATTTGCGCATTGATACCTATAGGGCTGGTGGAGCAGGTGGGCAAAAGGTAAATAAAACCGATTCGGCCGTGCGTATGACGCATTTGCCCACAGGCATTGTGGTGCAATGTCAAAATGAACGCAGCCAGCATCAAAACCGCGCCGTGGCCATGAAAATGCTCAAAGCCAAATTGTACGAGTTAGAAATGGAAAAAAGACGTGCCGAGCAGGCGGTGGTAGAAGCCAACAAAAAAGACATTGCCTGGGGCTCGCAAATTCGCTCGTACGTGTTGCACCCCTATCAAATGATTAAAGACCATCGTACCGATTTTGAAACCTCCGATAGCCAGGGGGTTTTAGATGGGGAGCTGGATGGGTTTATTAGGGATTATTTGCTCAAGAGTTGTTAG